A window of the Brassica napus cultivar Da-Ae chromosome A2, Da-Ae, whole genome shotgun sequence genome harbors these coding sequences:
- the LOC106346883 gene encoding trihelix transcription factor GT-2-like, whose amino-acid sequence MGGSGEDEKDMKMEEIGEVGGGGGNRWPRPETLALLRIRSEMDKAFRDSTLKAPLWEEVSRKMKELGYKRSAKKCKEKFENVYKYHKRTKEGRTGKSEGKTYRFFEELQALEALNSYPPEPGSQPLKSSTATTTVITTTSLIPLNHHQVSVKPIATIPTFLAKQPSPTTPFPIYSNNHATTIDTGFSPTSNDLINNVSSLNLFSSSTSSSTASDEEEDHHHQDNRSRKKRKYWKGLFTKLTNELMEKQEKVQKRFLETFENQERERISREEAWRVQEVARINREHETLVHERSNAVAKDAVIISFLHKISGGQQQQQQKHEVPQRKQYHSEHSITFESKEPRPVLFDSNHSLSPSSSRWPKTEVEALIRIRKNLEANYQENGTRGPLWEEISGGMRRLGYNRSAKRCKEKWENINKYFKKVKESNKKRPLDSKTCPYFNQLEALYNERNKSGALSILPLMLTPQLLPQETQTEVKTDQGDKAEEGESEEDDYENEYEEGDNETSEFEILLNKSSPMD is encoded by the exons ATGGGCGGTTCAGGCGAGGATGAGAAAGATATGAAAATGGAGGAAATCGGAGAAgtaggcggaggaggaggaaaccGGTGGCCAAGACCGGAAACTCTAGCTCTCTTGAGAATACGTTCGGAAATGGATAAAGCCTTTcgtgactccactctcaaagctCCCTTATGGGAAGAAGTCTCCag GAAAATGAAGGAGCTTGGTTACAAAAGAAGTGCAAAGAAATGCAAGGAGAAGTTCGAGAACGTGTACAAGTACCACAAACGTACCAAAGAAGGTCGTACCGGAAAATCCGAAGGCAAAACTTACCGGTTTTTCGAAGAGTTACAAGCTTTGGAGGCTCTCAATTCCTATCCACCCGAACCCGGGTCACAACCCTTAAAATCTTCTACAGCCACAACGACCGTGATAACAACGACTTCTTTGATACCATTGAACCATCATCAGGTTAGTGTGAAACCAATCGCCACAATACCTACCTTCCTAGCCAAGCAACCGTCTCCTACAACACCTTTCCCTATATATAGCAACAACCATGCAACTACTATTGATACTGGTTTTAGTCCAACTTCAAATGACTTGATAAACAATGTCTCGTCGCTGAACCTTTTCTCGAGCTCAACTTCTTCATCTACTGCAtctgatgaggaagaagatcatcatcatcaggacAACAGatcaagaaagaagagaaaatatTGGAAAGGATTGTTTACGAAGTTAACTAATGAGTTGATGGAGAAACAAGAGAAGGTGCAAAAGAGGTTCTTGGAAACTTTtgagaatcaagaaagagagagaatctCAAGAGAAGAAGCTTGGAGGGTCCAAGAGGTAGCGAGAATCAATAGAGAACACGAAACACTAGTCCATGAGAGGTCTAATGCCGTGGCTAAAGACGCTGTAATCATATCCTTCTTACACAAAATCTCAGgaggacaacaacaacaacaacagaaaCATGAAGTACCACAAAGGAAACAATATCATAGTGAACATTCAATAACATTTGAGAGTAAAGAGCCAAGGCCGGTTCTATTCGATAGCAACCATTCACTATCTCCTAGTTCTTCAAGATGGCCTAAAACCGAGGTCGAGGCCTTAATAAGGATAAGGAAAAATCTTGAAGCTAACTATCAAGAAAATGGTACTAGAGGGCCATTATGGGAAGAGATCTCTGGAGGGATGAGAAGATTGGGATACAATAGAAGCGCTAAAAGATGCAAAGAGAAGTGGGAAAACATAAACAAGTACTTCAAGAAAGTCAAAGAGAGCAACAAGAAACGACCTCTTGATTCTAAGACGTGCCCTTATTTTAACCAGCTCGAAGCTTTGTACAATGAGAGGAACAAAAGTGGGGCATTGTCAATATTACCTTTAATGTTGACTCCGCAGCTTCTCCCACAAGAAACGCAGACTGAGGTTAAAACTGATCAGGGGGACAAAGctgaagaaggagagagtgaAGAAGATGATTACGAAAATGAATATGAAGAAGGAGACAATGAGACAAGTGAGTTCGAGATTTTGTTGAACAAATCATCACCTATGgattaa
- the LOC125584246 gene encoding uncharacterized mitochondrial protein AtMg00810-like, which translates to MSLLIGLMRVRLSEDIMRKEISRVAVLMRASRIAKASAIRRDLTNACVLDPSNLEFILSPVKIQARPVRFDILFQAALVLLIVSDLVGAEQGSSLSAIMEFKRNMAIMFEMSDLGKLTYYLGIEVHKFDGGITLKQSRYAMKILEESGMGTCSLPHVPMDFNVTLSKFPAEKKIDETEYKRNIGCLRYLLHTRPDLSFSVGLLSRYIQEPKESHGTALKQILRYLEVVGFSDSSYNVDEDAGKSTTGHVFYLDDSSITRSSQKQEIVALSSCGAEFMAAT; encoded by the exons ATGTCATTGTTGATTGGTCTTATGAGAGTTAGGTTATCGGAGGACATCATGAGAAAAGAGATCTCTAGGGTTGCTGTCTTGATGAGGGCGAGTCGCATCGCGAAAGCTTCGGCTATCAGGAGGGACTTGACGAATGCTTGCGTACTTGATCCTTCCAACTTGGAGTTCATTCTTTCTCCTGTGAAGATCCAGGCGAGACCGGTTCGCTTTGATATTTTGTTCCAAGCCGCATTGGTTCTACTGATCGTTTCTGATCTTGTTGGCGCAGAGCAAG GCTCATCGTTATCAGCTATAATGGAGTTCAAAAGGAACATGGCAATCATGTTTGAGATGAGCGACCTTGGAAAGCTGACATACTATTTGGGTATTGAAGTACATAAGTTTGATGGTGGCATTACATTGAAACAGAGCCGATATGCGATGAAGATCCTTGAGGAAAGTGGAATGGGTACGTGCAGCTTACCCCATGTTCCCATGGACTTTAATGTGACGCTATCCAAGTTTCCTGCAGAAAAGAAGATTGATGAAACAGAGTACAAAAGAAACATAGGTTGCTTGCGATATTTGTTGCATACTCGTCCGGACCTGTCATTCAGCGTTGGCCTACTAAGTCGATACATTCAGGAACCAAAAGAATCACATGGCACAGCGTTGAAACAAATACTGAGATAT CTGGAAGTAGTTGGGTTTAGTGATAGCTCATATAATGTCGATGAAGATGCTGGTAAGAGCACAACGGGTCATGTGTTCTATCTCGATGATAGTTCGATAACTAGGAGTTCTCAGAAGCAAGAGATTGTTGCACTATCTTCTTGTGGCGCTGAATTCATGGCTGCCACATAA